CAAAATCTGGTGAATCAGAAAATGCAACGTCAAATCCTAGTACTTACGATCCGAAGCGAGGAGAGGGTAAGTTCAATGCAAGTAATGTTACATTAGGTTCTTTAGATGCTACAAAGGCTACAAAAGGAGAAGCAATTGTTAATACAAAATGTGCATCATGTCATAAATTAACTGATGAAAAATTAGTGGGACCAGGATGGAAAGGTGTAACAACAAGACGTGAACCATATTGGATAATGAATTTTATTACTAATCCTGATGCAATGATAAATAAAGATCCTGCAGTAAAAGCAATGTTGGAGCTTTGTTTGGTGAGAATGCCTAATCAGAACTTAAACGATAATGATGCAAGAGATATTCTTGAGTTTATGAGAAAAAATGATGGAGTTAAATAATGATAAAAAATTAATTTTATAAATAAATCTATGAAAAATTTGAGTAGAATATTAAATTTAGTAACAATTTTAGTATTGTTATCGTTAATGGGTTGTAAGCCAAAAAACACTTCAAATGCTGTTAGTGGTGATGCTGCAATTAAAGCTTATGTAGCTCCTGGTAAATACGATGAATTCTATAATTTTGTATCTGGTGGGTTTAGTGGACAGATGGCTGTTTATGGATTACCAAGCGGAAGGTTGCTAAGAGTTATGCCAGTTTTTTCAGTTGATCCTGAAAAAGGTTGGGGATATAGTGAAGAAACAAAACCAATGTTAAACACTTCTCATGGCTTTATTCCATGGGACGATTTGCATCATGTTGAGTTATCACAAACAAACGGTGAGGTGAATGGAAAATGGGTTTTTGGAAATGCAAACAATACTCCTCGTATTGCTAGGATTGATTTAAAAACATTTAGAACAGCAGAAATTATTGAACTACCAAATAGTGCTGGAAATCATAGTTCTCCTTTTGGTACAGAAAATTCGGAATACATTGTTGCTGGTACTCGTTTTAGCGTTCCTCCAGATAATTCAACTAATGGTGGGGATGTACCGATTAATACTTACAAGGAAAATTTCAAAGGACACATTAGTTTTGTAAGTGTTCATCCTGAAACAGGAGAAATGAATATTGCATTTCAACTTAAAACTCCAGGAATTAACTTCGATTTAGCTAGATGTGGAAGAGGTAAATCTCATGGATGGTTTTTCTTCAGTTGCTATAATACAGAACAAGCACATACTTTATTGGAAGTAAATGCTTCTCAAAAAGATAAAGATTTTGTTATGGCTGTAAATTGGAAAAAAGCTGAAGAGTATATTAAAGCTGGACAAGGAGAAAAAGAGAGTGTAAAATATGCTCATAACGTTTATAATGAATCAACTCATTCCGCAACTTCAACAATTAAAACTGAAGTTACTGTTTTAGATGTTAGTAAATTTAAAGATATATGCTACTTTATTCCTTGTCCTAAATCTCCACATGGTTGTGATGTTGATCCAACAGGTGAATATATTGTTGCAAGTGGAAAATTAGCTGCTTTAATTCCTGTGTTTAGTTATGATAAAATTCAAAAAGCTATTGCTGATAAAGCATATGATGGAGATTATCAAGGAATACCAATTATTAAATATGATGCTGCTCTTTATGGTGAAGTTAAAAAACCAGGTTTAGGACCATTACATACTGAATTTGATGGAAATGGATTTGCTTATACTTCATTTTTTGTATCATCTGAAGTTGTAAAATGGAATATTAAAGAATTAAAAGTTGTTGATAGAGCTCCAACATACTATTCATTAGGTCACTTATGTATTCCAGGTGGAAACACTCGCAAACCATTCGGAAAGTACCTTATTGCATATAATAAAATTACTAAAGATCGCTATTTACCAACAGGACCAGAATTAGCACAAAGTGCTCAATTGTTTGATATAAGTGGAGATAAAATGAAGATGATTCTCGATTTCCCAACAATAGGTGAACCTCATTATGCGCAAGCAGCTCCTGCTGATTTGATTAGGAATAATGGACAGTTAAAAATATTTAAAATTGATGATAATAAACATCCTTATGTAGCAAAAGGTGAAGGTGAAACTAAAGTTGTTAGAGAAGGTAATAAAGTTCACATAAATTTAACTACTATTAGATCACACTTTTCTCCTGATAACATAGAAGGGATAAAATTAGGTGATGAAGTTTATTTCCATGTAACAAATCTAGAACAAGATTGGGATGTACCACATGGTTTTGCAGTTAAAGGAGCAAATAATTCTGAATTGTTAATAATGCCTGGCGAAACTTGTACATTAAAATGGATTCCAGATAGAATTGGTATGTTCCCAATTTATTGTACTGACTTTTGTAGTGCATTACATCAAGAGATGCAAGGTTACGTAAGAGTATCACCTGCTGGAAGCAATGTTCCAATATCATTTAGTTTAGGTAAGAACTCTGCACCAATAGTTAAATAAGAATCTAAATTTTAAAGTGGGTTGATGTTAAATATAATGTCGTACCCACTTTTTTAATATCTAAAATAATTTAAATTGAAAATATCAACTTTATCCAGAGTGTTAATTTTAGTTTGTTCAATATTGTTAACAGCAGCTATATTTTTACCAATCTGGAGAATTGAACTTGACGCTCCTCAATATCCTGAAGGATTAGTTATGCAAATCTTTTCAAATAAACTTGGAGGTGATGTAGACATTATTAATGGCTTAAACCATTATATTGGTATGCCAACATTACATGTTGAAAATTTTATTGAGTTTAAAATTTTACCTTATCTTATTGGTTTATTTGCTCTACTCTTTTTAATAACTGCAATAAGTTTAAGTAAAAAAATGCTTTACTTTATGTTTTACTCTTTTGTAATATTTGGCATTATTTCTATGGTAGATTTTTGGAGATGGGAATATAATTATGGTCATAATTTAAATCCAAATGCTGCAATTATAGTACCTGGAATGTCTTATCAACCACCATTAATTGGCTTCAAGCAGTTACTTAATTTTGGTGCGTATTCAATTCCAGATTTAGGAGGATGGGCTATGTTAATAGGTGGAGTTCTTGTTTTAATTGTCTATTTAAAAGAGAGCAGATTGTTGAATAAATTTAGAAAAACTAAAAGTGTATCATCAATTATATTTTTATTTGTGAGTTTAGTATTATTATCTTGTAGTGATATTGAATTTGAACCTATAAATATTAATAAAGACAAATGTGATTATTGTAAAATGACAATTTCAGATATTAGATTTGCAGGTGAGTTAATAACAAAAAAGGGAAGAGTAAATAAATTTGATGATGTAAAATGCCTAATCTCTTTTTGTGATGAAAATAAAGATATTCAGTTTAAATCCAAATTGGTTTCTGATTTTTCTACCAACCAATTAATAGACTTAGAATCCGCATATATCGTAACTTCGGAAACGCTAAGAAGTCCTATGGGCGGAAATTCTGCATCATTTGCAAATAAGGAAATTGCAGAAAAAAATGCAAAATCTTATAATTCAATTATTAAGGATTGGAATCAATATAATAAATAATGAAAATTTTTAATTTAATTATATTGCTTTTATTTATTGTAATTACAAAAAATACAAAATCTAATACAATCAATATTGGAATCAATTCTCAATACAAAAAAATATCAACAGCATTATTAAATGCTATTTCTGGTGATACGTTAATTGTTAATGGAGGGTTTTATAAAGAAGGGAATATAGTTATAGATAAATCAATTGTAATGATAGGTAAAAACAACCCAATTCTTGATGGAGATAGAAAATTTGAGGTAATGTCAATAAAAGCAAATTACGTTTCTATAAGTGGATTCAGGATTCAACATTCAAGCTATGCAACACTCGATGACCCGGGCGGAATTAAAGTATACAACTCCAATCATGTTAATATAACTGATAATTTTTTAGTAGATAATTTCTTTGGAATCTACCTTCAATATTGTCAAAATTGTACAATAAAAAATAACAAGTTAATTGCTTTTGGAAAAGAAGAGCAACAAATAGGAAATGGGATCCATTGTTGGAAAAGTGATAGTTTGATTATAGTTGGAAACAATATTAAAGGTCATAGAGATGGAATTTATTTTGAGTTTGTAACTCATTCAGTTATTTGGCGAAATATCTCAATGAACAATATCCGTTATGGATTACATTTTATGTTTTCTAATAACGATTCATATTTTTCAAATCTGTTTAAGAATAATGGAGCTGGCGTTGCTGTAATGTTCACAAAAAAAGTTACTATGATGGATAACACTTTTGAAGATAATTGGGGTGATTCATCTTATGGGGTTTTGCTCAAAGAAATTTCTGATTCTTACTTATCAGGTAATAAGTTTTTATACAATACTACTGGAATTTTTATGGATGGTACGAATAGAATTGTTGTTGAAAAAAATGAATTTATTGGGAATGGTTGGGGGATGAAAATTCAAGCAAATTGTATGGATAATTTAATTATAAAAAATAATTTCTTTAAAAACACATTTGATATAAGCACTAATGGTACTTTAGTTTTAAATACTTTTAATTCCAATTTTTGGGATAAATATGAAGGGTTTGATTTGAATAAAGATTTAATTGGCGATATACCATATCACCCACTTAGCCTATTTTCTGTAATTGTAGAAAACAATCCACCATCAATGTTGTTATATAGAAGCTTTATTATTTCATTGTTAGACAAATCTGAGAAAGTATTTCCAAGTTTAACACCAGAAAATTTTATAGACAAAAACCCACTAATGAAATCATTGAAATTGTAAAAAATAAATATGATAGAAATTAAAAATATATCAAAAAAATTTGGAAAAATAGAAGTTTTAAAGAATATAAATATTTCTTGTAGAGAAGGAAATTGTATTGCTTTAATAGGACCAAATGGTTGTGGTAAAACTACTTTGATAAAAAGTATCTTAGGAATGGTTATACCAGATATAGGTGAAATTATTTTTAATGGAAAAAGTATTTATAATGATTTTAGTTACCGAAATGAAATTGGATATATGCCTCAGATTGGTAGATATCCTGAAAATATGAATATAGGTCAAGTTATTGAAATGATTAAACAATTAAGGAAATCTAATACTTCAATTGATGATGATTTAATTAATCAGTTCCATTTAAATAAATTGTTTAATAAAAAAATGAGAACATTAAGTGGTGGAACAACTCAAAAAGTAAGTGCTACTTTAGCTTTTCTTTTCAATCCAAAAGTTTTAATATTAGATGAGCCTACAGCTGGATTAGATCCATTAGCTTCTGAGGTTTTAAAAGAGAAAATAATAGAAGAAAAAAAGAAAGGTAAACTTGTTCTAATAACTTCTCATTTG
Above is a window of Chlorobiota bacterium DNA encoding:
- a CDS encoding cytochrome c; this translates as MKNNFFLALLVCTFLFTMSSCGSKKEEADDSATEETTDAKSGESENATSNPSTYDPKRGEGKFNASNVTLGSLDATKATKGEAIVNTKCASCHKLTDEKLVGPGWKGVTTRREPYWIMNFITNPDAMINKDPAVKAMLELCLVRMPNQNLNDNDARDILEFMRKNDGVK
- the nosZ gene encoding Sec-dependent nitrous-oxide reductase, producing the protein MKNLSRILNLVTILVLLSLMGCKPKNTSNAVSGDAAIKAYVAPGKYDEFYNFVSGGFSGQMAVYGLPSGRLLRVMPVFSVDPEKGWGYSEETKPMLNTSHGFIPWDDLHHVELSQTNGEVNGKWVFGNANNTPRIARIDLKTFRTAEIIELPNSAGNHSSPFGTENSEYIVAGTRFSVPPDNSTNGGDVPINTYKENFKGHISFVSVHPETGEMNIAFQLKTPGINFDLARCGRGKSHGWFFFSCYNTEQAHTLLEVNASQKDKDFVMAVNWKKAEEYIKAGQGEKESVKYAHNVYNESTHSATSTIKTEVTVLDVSKFKDICYFIPCPKSPHGCDVDPTGEYIVASGKLAALIPVFSYDKIQKAIADKAYDGDYQGIPIIKYDAALYGEVKKPGLGPLHTEFDGNGFAYTSFFVSSEVVKWNIKELKVVDRAPTYYSLGHLCIPGGNTRKPFGKYLIAYNKITKDRYLPTGPELAQSAQLFDISGDKMKMILDFPTIGEPHYAQAAPADLIRNNGQLKIFKIDDNKHPYVAKGEGETKVVREGNKVHINLTTIRSHFSPDNIEGIKLGDEVYFHVTNLEQDWDVPHGFAVKGANNSELLIMPGETCTLKWIPDRIGMFPIYCTDFCSALHQEMQGYVRVSPAGSNVPISFSLGKNSAPIVK
- a CDS encoding nitrous oxide reductase accessory protein NosL, yielding MKISTLSRVLILVCSILLTAAIFLPIWRIELDAPQYPEGLVMQIFSNKLGGDVDIINGLNHYIGMPTLHVENFIEFKILPYLIGLFALLFLITAISLSKKMLYFMFYSFVIFGIISMVDFWRWEYNYGHNLNPNAAIIVPGMSYQPPLIGFKQLLNFGAYSIPDLGGWAMLIGGVLVLIVYLKESRLLNKFRKTKSVSSIIFLFVSLVLLSCSDIEFEPININKDKCDYCKMTISDIRFAGELITKKGRVNKFDDVKCLISFCDENKDIQFKSKLVSDFSTNQLIDLESAYIVTSETLRSPMGGNSASFANKEIAEKNAKSYNSIIKDWNQYNK
- a CDS encoding nitrous oxide reductase family maturation protein NosD, encoding MKIFNLIILLLFIVITKNTKSNTINIGINSQYKKISTALLNAISGDTLIVNGGFYKEGNIVIDKSIVMIGKNNPILDGDRKFEVMSIKANYVSISGFRIQHSSYATLDDPGGIKVYNSNHVNITDNFLVDNFFGIYLQYCQNCTIKNNKLIAFGKEEQQIGNGIHCWKSDSLIIVGNNIKGHRDGIYFEFVTHSVIWRNISMNNIRYGLHFMFSNNDSYFSNLFKNNGAGVAVMFTKKVTMMDNTFEDNWGDSSYGVLLKEISDSYLSGNKFLYNTTGIFMDGTNRIVVEKNEFIGNGWGMKIQANCMDNLIIKNNFFKNTFDISTNGTLVLNTFNSNFWDKYEGFDLNKDLIGDIPYHPLSLFSVIVENNPPSMLLYRSFIISLLDKSEKVFPSLTPENFIDKNPLMKSLKL
- a CDS encoding ABC transporter ATP-binding protein codes for the protein MIEIKNISKKFGKIEVLKNINISCREGNCIALIGPNGCGKTTLIKSILGMVIPDIGEIIFNGKSIYNDFSYRNEIGYMPQIGRYPENMNIGQVIEMIKQLRKSNTSIDDDLINQFHLNKLFNKKMRTLSGGTTQKVSATLAFLFNPKVLILDEPTAGLDPLASEVLKEKIIEEKKKGKLVLITSHLLSELDELITQLIFMQDGDVVFHKSIDDLKNETGEEKISKSIAKILKELQE